One Helianthus annuus cultivar XRQ/B chromosome 12, HanXRQr2.0-SUNRISE, whole genome shotgun sequence genomic region harbors:
- the LOC110895426 gene encoding bZIP transcription factor 11 has translation MASSSTTTGTSSGGSGPYPIQGSGSEKDLQHVMDQRKKKRMISNRESARRSRMRKQKHLDELATQLSQLRKENNQMISSVTITTQHYMNVETENRVLRAQVAELSQQLQSLNEIIAFVNPCVDSGCGFMEEQYGSGTEFVDEFMSNSLSYVYANQAILASADMFMY, from the coding sequence ATGGCGTCCAGTAGTACCACTACAGGAACTTCATCAGGCGGTTCTGGTCCCTACCCTATTCAGGGTTCGGGTTCCGAAAAAGATCTTCAACACGTGATGGACCAGAGGAAAAAGAAAAGAATGATATCCAATCGCGAATCGGCACGGAGATCAAGAATGAGGAAGCAAAAACATCTGGATGAACTCGCGACTCAGCTGAGTCAACTCAGAAAAGAGAACAATCAAATGATATCAAGTGTCACTATCACCACACAACATTATATGAATGTGGAGACCGAGAATCGGGTTCTGAGAGCTCAAGTGGCGGAGCTTAGCCAACAGTTGCAGTCGCTGAACGAGATTATCGCTTTCGTGAACCCGTGTGTCGACTCGGGTTGCGGGTTTATGGAGGAGCAGTATGGCAGTGGGACTGAGTTTGTTGACGAGTTCATGAGTAACTCACTGAGTTATGTTTATGCTAACCAGGCGATTCTGGCTTCTGCAGACATGTTTATGTACTGA
- the LOC110893165 gene encoding uncharacterized protein LOC110893165 has protein sequence MPHTRSQGPPEFFASSEPERELFERLSQHQKRISRITDKKVLIPIPFPTVAMGDNPARRTVNQHATEGFTGGRTSITTPEAPANQNWQIPSHIMTTISNSAQFHGLEDEDAPGHITRFLRICSTFNLHGVTADAVYLRLFPFSLSGRAATWLDTLPQNSITTWEILKSKFYKKYYPPSKAARLRDQIHSFRMDPDEPYYMAWERFQTLLSKCLQHGLSEWALVEKFYNGLTPDTQLMFNTAAGGCIMDKKDPTECEEMFESFAMAGQQSHPGRNSIPSTRTTSSAKGVYQVTPDTSLAAELEALKREMREMKLKDRKCEICRGGHETADCPVRSQEEVDYISNPNNRFQNASFNNSYNSGWKNQSNWRSGGNPPGFQQQSSSGSSSGTEFKELKDILLVQSQQLNQYMTSNNQRHEEHDRMFKNQGASLQNLERQMGEMARQLQQRPQGGLPGNTVPNPNSHAHAKAVMTRSGRGATVDQPVVDEEPVDEEIEMETPTGKVQPRLAPASTAQSSESQKKKKEPVRDYSSIPFPGRFKREKEAEQFSRFLGLFKQLHINLPFVEALAHMPKYAKFLKDILSNKKKLEELSHVSLSEECSAVLQNRLPKKMTDPGSFTIPCLIGNLSVSNALADLGASINLMPYAVFAKLNLGEPSPTRMSLQLADRSVKYPRRIVENMLVKVDKFVFPVDFVILDMDEDAHVPLILGRPFLATARALIDVYDGKLTLRVEDDMVTFDINRSMTHPREHDDTLYFVDTIMSHVGHCLSKVCGRDASDTQILDTSIPEVEMTTTSYGESESHSEVFEVVERKEPEERPSVESPPSLELKDLPSHLEYAFLDEGSQLPVIISSELTEEEKTKLMGVLKAHKQAIAWKLVDIKGINPSFCTHKILMEDEFKPVVQPQRRLNPNMQDVVKKEVIKLLDAGLIYPISDSAWVSPVQVVPKKGGMTVVPNERNELIPTRTFTGWRVCIDYRRLNDATRKDHFPLPFIDQMLERLSGQQFYCFLDGFSGYFQIPIAPEDQEKTTFTCPYGTFAYRRMPFGLCNAPATFQRCMVAIFHDMIEDSMEVFMDDFSVFGSSFDQCLRNLDRMLARCEETNLMLNWEKCHFMVKEGIVLGHKISRAGIEVDRAKIDAISRLPPPTSVKSVRSFLGHAGFYRRFIRDFSKIARPMTRLLEKDVPFDFFEECVRAFEFLKEKLVSAPILIAPDWSLPFEIMCDASDFAVGAILGQRREKRFHPIYYASKTLNDAQEHYTTTEKELLAVVFALDKFRSYLVLSKVVVYTDHAALRHLFAKKDAKPRLIRWILLLQEFDLEIRDKKGAENAAADHLSRLENLESDESDEDEIGDSFPHETLMFVKPEDEGMPWYADIVNYLKEKVIQPEMSFHQRRKLIADSKYYFWDDPHLFRVGVDQVVRRCIAGEERMQVLRHCHEGPTGGHYGASYTARKVLDSGFYWPTVFRDAHELVRSCDACQRVGNISSRNEMPQNPMQGVEVFDIWGIDFMGPFPMSQGNRYILVAIDYVSKWVEAQALPKNDARVVVRFLKKLFARFGTPRALISDRGTHFCNAQMEKALKRYGVTHRLSTAYHPQTSGQVENTNRGIKRILEKTVGQNRLDWSDKLDDALWAFRTAFKTPIGTTPFRMVYGKACHLPVELEHRAYWALKAVNLDMDSAGKHRFLQLHELEELRDEAYMRSLGYKEKMKRLHDSKLRGNKEFHPGDKVLLFNSRLRLFPGKLRSRWSGPYIVVQAFPYGTVELKSGDGKTFKVNGHRLKHYIEGPGEERLVEELDLPLVGA, from the coding sequence ATGCCCCATACTCGTTCACAGGGACCACCTGAATTTTTTGCTTCATCTGAACCCGAACGAGAGTTGTTTGAGCGTCTTAGCCAGCATCAGAAGCGTATTAGTAGGATCACCGACAAAAAGGTACTCATTCCTATTCCTTTTCCTACAGTTGCTATGGGTGATAATCCTGCTAGACGCACTGTGAACCAGCATGCCACTGAAGGCTTCACCGGAGGCCGAACTTCCATCACGACACCCGAAGCACCCGCTAACCAGAATTGGCAGATCCCTTCCCATATCATGACCACAATTTCTAATAGTGCTCAATTCCACGGTCTGGAGGACGAGGATGCACCAGGCCACATCACCCGATTCTTGCGTATTTGTAGCACCTTCAATCTTCATGGTGTTACCGCTGATGCAGTTTATCTGCGCTTGTTTCCCTTTTCCCTTTCTGGTCGGGCTGCAACTTGGCTCGACACTTTGCCTCAAAATTCTATCACTACTTGGGAGATTCTGAAATCAAAATTCTACAAGAAGTACTACCCTCCATCCAAGGCCGCACGCCTTCGAGACCAGATCCATTCGTTCCGTATGGATCCCGATGAGCCTTACTACATGGCATGGGAGCGATTCCAAACCTTGCTTAGCAAGTGCCTCCAACATGGTCTTTCTGAATGGGCTCTAGTGGAGAAATTTTATAATGGTCTCACTCCTGATACTCAACTGATGTTTAATACTGCCGCTGGAGGTTGTATCATGGACAAAAAGGACCCAACTGAGTGTGAGGAAATGTTTGAGAGTTTTGCTATGGCCGGTCAGCAAAGCCATCCTGGGAGGAATTCCATTCCTTCTACTAGGACCACCTCCTCTGCTAAAGGTGTGTATCAGGTCACTCCTGACACTAGTTTGGCTGCTGAGTTAGAGGCTTTGAAGAGGGAGATGAGGGAGATGAAGTTGAAGGATCGGAAGTGTGAGATATGTCGTGGAGGACATGAGACAGCTGATTGCCCCGTGAGATCACAAGAAGAGGTCGACTACATTTCCAACCCGAATAATCGTTTCCAAAATGCTTCATTTAATAATTCTTATAATTCGGGTTGGAAAAATCAATCTAACTGGAGGTCGGGAGGAAACCCGCCAGGGTTCCAACAACAATCTTCAAGTGGATCATCATCTGGTACTGAGTTCAAGGAGCTGAAGGACATTCTACTTGTTCAAAGTCAACAGCTGAACCAGTATATGACTTCGAATAATCAGCGACACGAGGAGCACGATCGTATGTTTAAAAATCAGGGAGCTTCGCTGCAGAATTTGGAGAGACAGATGGGGGAGATGGCGAGACAGTTACAGCAGAGGCCACAAGGTGGATTACCGGGTAACACCGTTCCTAATCCTAATTCTCATGCTCATGCCAAAGCTGTCATGACTCGGAGTGGCAGAGGGGCCACAGTTGATCAACCGGTGGTAGATGAAGAGCCGGTTGATGAGGAGATAGAGATGGAGACTCCCACTGGCAAAGTGCAACCCAGGCTagccccagcaagtaccgcacagtCTAGTGAGtctcagaagaagaagaaggagcccGTTCGTGATTATTCATCTATTCCTTTTCCGGGCAGATTCAAGAGAGAGAAGGAAGCGGAGCAGTTCTCAAGATTTTTAGGTTTGTTTAAGCAGCTCCATATTAATCTTCCTTTCGTAGAGGCTCTAGCGCATATGCCTAAGTATGCCAAATTCCTGAAGGACATTCTTAGTAATAAGAAGAAGCTGGAGGAGTTATCACATGTGTCCTTGAGTGAGGAGTGCTCAGCAGTTCTTCAGAATCGTCTTCCCAAGAAGATGACTGATCCGGGAAGCTTTACTATTCCATGCTTGATTGGTAATCTATCAGTCAGCAATGCTTTGGCCGACCTGGGAGCTAGCATAAATTTGATGCCCTATGCAGTGTTTGCTAAGCTCAATCTAGGCGAGCCTTCTCCTACTCGTATGAGTCTCCAGCTCGCGGATCGGTCAGTGAAATATCCGAGAAGGATTGTGGAGAACATGTTAGTGAAAGTCGACAAGTTTGTCTTCCCTGTTGACTTTGTGATCTTAGACATGGATGAGGATGCTCATGTACCATTGATTCTAGGTCGACCATTCCTAGCTACCGCGAGAGCATTGATAGATGTTTATGATGGTAAGCTAACGCTTCGCGTAGAGGATGATATGGTCACCTTTGATATCAATAGGTCGATGACTCATCCTAGAGAGCACGACGATACTCTCTACTTCGTTGACACCATCATGTCACATGTGGGTCATTGCTTGAGTAAGGTTTGTGGGCGTGATGCTTCGGACACGCAGATTCTGGACACGTCTATCCCGGAGGTTGAGATGACTACTACATCATATGGGGAGTCCGAGAGTCATTCTGAGGTTTTTGAGGTAGTTGAGAGGAAGGAGCCTGAGGAGAGGCCATCTGTGGAGAGTCCCCCATCCCTGGAGCTGAAAGATTTACCATCTCATCTGGAGTATGCCTTTCTGGATGAGGGTTCTCAGTTACCTGTCATCATCTCTTCAGAGTTGACAGAGGAGGAGAAGACGAAGTTGATGGGTGTGCTTAAGGCACACAAGCAGGCGATCGCGTGGAAGCTCGTTGACATAAAGGGTATTAACCCTTCGTTCTGCACACATAAGATTCTGATGGAGGATGAGTTTAAGCCCGTAGTTCAGCCGCAGCGTCGACTGAACCCAAACATGCAGGATGTGGTAAAGAAGGAGGTGATAAAATTGTTAGATGCAGGCCTGATTTACCCAATCTCTGATTCTGCATGGGTTAGTCCAGTTCAGGTGGTGCCTAAGAAAGGAGGCATGACAGTGGTTCCGAATGAGAGGAACGAGTTGATTCCCACCAGAACTTTTACAGGCTGGAGAGTCTGCATCGACTATCGTAGACTTAATGACGCCAcgaggaaagaccactttcctctTCCTTTCATTGATCAGATGCTGGAGCGTCTATCAGGGCAGCAGTTCTACTGCTTCCTTGATGGCTTCTCAGGTTATTTCCAGATCCCCATTGCACCggaggatcaggagaaaaccacttttacatgCCCGTACGGTACCTTTGCTTATCGTCGTATGCCCTTTGGGTTATGTAATGCTCCAGCCACATTTCAGCGTTGTATGGTGGCGATATTTCATGATATGATCGAGGACTCGATGGAGGtatttatggatgatttttctgTTTTTGGGAGTTCCTTTGATCAGTGTTTGCGAAATCTTGATCGTATGTTGGCTCGATGTGAGGAGACAAATTTGATGttgaactgggagaaatgccacttcatggtgaaggagggcatagttttGGGTCATAAGATTTCACGGGCGGGTATTGAGGTCGATAGAGCTAAAATCGACGCGATTTCTAGACTTCCACCGCCAACTTCTGTGAAGTCTGTTCGTAGTTTTCTAGGCCACGCGGGATTTTACCGTCGGTTCATCCGtgatttttctaagattgctAGGCCTATGACCCGGTTATTGGAGAAGGATGTTCCCTTCGATTTTTTTGAGGAGTGTGTGAGGGCGTTTGAGTTTCTTAAGGAGAAATTAGTGAGTGCGCCGATTCTTATTGCTCCCGATTGGAGTCTTCCTTTTGAGATTATGTGTGACGCGAGCGATTTCGCGGTTGGAGCTATTCTAGGACAGCGTAGAGAGAAGCGGTTTCATCCGATTTACTACGCGAGCAAGACCCTGAATGACGCCCAGGAGCATTATACCACCACTGAGAAAGAGCTCCTGGCAGTTGTCTTTGCTCTCGATAAATTTCGTTCCTACCTGGTCCTTTCTAAAGTCGTCGTCTACACCGATCACGCGGCATTGAGGCATTTGTTTGCAAAGAAAGACGCGAAACCGCGGTTaattcggtggattctactctTGCAGGAGTTTGATCTTGAGATTCGGGATAAGAAGGGAGCCGAAAACGCTGCAGCAGATCATTTGTCTAGACTTGAGAATCTCGAGAGTGATGAGAGTGATGAGGATGAGATTGGCGATAGTTTTCCTCATGAGACTTTGATGTTTGTGAAACCCGAGGATGAGGGAATGCCTTGGTATGCTGATATAGTGAATTATTTAAAGGAGAAGGTGATACAGCCGGAGATGTCTTTCCATCAGAGGAGGAAGCTGATAGCGGACTCGAAGTACTACTTCTGGGATGATCCGCATCTTTTTCGTGTTGGAGTTGATCAGGTTGTGAGGAGATGTATTGCTGGAGAGGAGCGTATGCAGGTTCTCAGGCATTGTCACGAGGGGCCTACCGGAGGACATTATGGAGCTTCTTACACCGCGAGGAAGGTGTTGGATTctggattttattggccgacagTGTTTCGAGATGCTCATGAGTTGGTTAGGAGCTGTGATGCTTGTCAGAGAGTAGGTAATATCTCATCCCGAAATGAGATGCCCCAAAATCCGATGCAGGGAGTGGAGGTTTTTGATAtatggggtattgatttcatgggtCCGTTCCCGATGTCTCAAGGGAACCGATACATCCTCGTTGCTATAGATTATGTGTCGAAATGGGTGGAGGCTCAAGCCTTGCCTAAAAATGATGCGAGGGTTGTAGTGAGATTTTTGAAGAAATTGTTTGCTCGCTTTGGTACCCCAAGGGCGCTTAtcagtgatagaggtacccactTTTGTAATGCCCAGATGGAGAAGGCATTGAAACGCTATGGTGTCACTCACCGGCTTTCAACtgcctatcatccacagacgagTGGGCAAGTGGAGAACACTAATCGGGGTATTAAGCGGATTTTGGAGAAAACTGTCGGACAGAATCGACTGGATTGGTCTGATAAGTTAGATGATGCATTGTGGGCTTTCCGGACTGCATTTAAGACTCCTATAGGTACTACACCTTTTAGGATGGTTTATGGGAAGGCTTGTCATCTACCGGTGGAGTTGGAACACCGCGCATATTGGGCGTTGAAAGCAGTTAATCTGGATATGGATAGTGCGGGTAAACATCGGTTTCTCCAGTTGCATGAGTTAGAGGAGTTAAGAGATGAGGCGTATATGAGATCACTAGGCTATAAGGAGAAGATGAAGAGGCTACATGATAGTAAGCTGAGAGGAAATAAGGAGTTTCACCCGGGAGACAAAGTCCTTCTTTTTAATTCTAGATTAAGATTGTTCCCGGGTAAACTTaggtctaggtggtcaggaccgtACATAGTCGTTCAGGCTTTTCCATACGGTACGGTTGAGTTGAAGAGTGGGGATGGTAAGACGTTTAAGGTGAATGGTCATCGTCTAAAGCACTATATCGAGGGACCAGGAGAGGAGAGATTGGTGGAGGAGCTTGACCTCCCATTAGTTGGTGCTTGA